From Desulfosalsimonas propionicica, the proteins below share one genomic window:
- a CDS encoding uracil-xanthine permease family protein, with the protein MARPSYLIYGRDDSPSFLICLLSGIQHTFVMSSTLILPVVVVGEVGGSQLEVQRVVSMTMIAIGITTMLQSLRGRIGMGHLCPYLAGVPYFAASMQAAWAGGVSMMAGMFVMAGLFESFFSRLVKRLRFLFPAEVTGVVVMMVGIALIPLGVANFMGIKTAEALYEIPDIMVGATTLAVMIGLSVWGTGRVRVYCVFIGLVIGYLVAYTADVMTIYDINKVAAARSFKLPGLLENAWQFDPNLVFPFIIAALCTSLKAIGDMITCQKISDDQWKQPDMTGISNGLLAGGIGTTLAGILGGVGISTSSSNIGVSAATGTTSRKIGLFAGGLFVLFACLPKITAVFSVMPKPVMGAVLIFVTCYMITAGIQILLTVEMDTQKIFVIGAAIIFGLSADILPDLYNYIPAWLKPMFSSSLTLSTVIAITLTQIFRVGDYLKSKLSAKH; encoded by the coding sequence ATGGCCAGACCGAGCTATCTGATATACGGGCGCGATGACAGCCCTTCTTTTCTGATCTGTCTGCTTTCCGGCATCCAGCACACCTTTGTCATGTCCAGCACCCTGATCCTGCCGGTTGTTGTGGTCGGTGAAGTCGGGGGATCGCAGCTGGAGGTCCAGCGGGTGGTGAGCATGACCATGATCGCCATCGGGATAACCACCATGCTGCAAAGCCTCCGGGGACGGATCGGGATGGGTCACCTCTGTCCTTATCTGGCCGGGGTGCCCTATTTTGCCGCTTCCATGCAGGCAGCCTGGGCCGGGGGGGTGTCGATGATGGCGGGCATGTTTGTAATGGCCGGCTTGTTTGAGTCTTTTTTTTCCCGCCTTGTAAAGCGGCTGCGATTTCTTTTTCCCGCAGAGGTGACCGGGGTTGTGGTCATGATGGTGGGCATTGCACTCATCCCCCTGGGAGTGGCCAATTTCATGGGCATCAAAACCGCCGAGGCCCTTTACGAAATCCCGGATATCATGGTCGGGGCCACCACCCTGGCGGTCATGATCGGCCTCAGTGTCTGGGGCACCGGCAGAGTTCGGGTCTATTGCGTATTTATCGGGCTGGTCATCGGTTATCTGGTGGCCTATACAGCGGACGTAATGACAATTTATGACATTAACAAGGTGGCTGCCGCCCGGAGCTTCAAACTGCCCGGCCTGCTGGAAAACGCCTGGCAGTTTGATCCAAACCTGGTTTTTCCCTTTATCATCGCTGCGTTGTGCACGAGCCTGAAAGCCATCGGCGACATGATCACCTGCCAGAAAATCAGCGATGATCAATGGAAACAACCGGATATGACCGGCATTAGCAACGGGCTTCTGGCCGGCGGTATCGGCACCACCCTTGCGGGTATACTGGGCGGGGTGGGCATCAGCACCAGTTCGAGCAATATCGGGGTTTCCGCGGCCACGGGCACCACCAGTCGGAAAATCGGGCTTTTTGCCGGCGGCCTGTTTGTCCTCTTTGCGTGCCTGCCCAAAATCACAGCTGTTTTCTCCGTGATGCCAAAACCGGTGATGGGCGCGGTTCTGATTTTTGTCACATGCTATATGATCACCGCAGGCATTCAGATTTTGCTGACCGTGGAAATGGATACCCAAAAAATATTTGTCATCGGCGCAGCCATTATCTTCGGCTTAAGCGCCGATATTCTGCCGGACCTTTATAACTATATTCCGGCCTGGTTAAAACCCATGTTCAGCTCCTCGCTGACCCTGTCAACCGTGATTGCCATCACCCTCACACAGATTTTTCGGGTCGGCGATTATTTAAAGAGCAAGCTTTCGGCCAAACATTGA
- a CDS encoding PP2C family protein-serine/threonine phosphatase, translated as MIELITALFPNVCVIMVFAYILTRTRFFNEILEQRFTRQNRLILVLVCGLFSIYGTIGGMEILGGIANIRDLGPAIAGLLAGPVVGVAAGLIGGFHRFFVGGFTVVPCTAATIIAGFLGGVVFLLHKKKIPSVYAAAGFAAGMELLHMGLVLLLSRPYDEAVSIVRAITVPMIVANTTGLGIFFFIVTNLISELKTRSEKNMIEGELRGAREIQMSIVPRIYPAFPDLDKIDLCAKLVPAKEVGGDLYDYYLLDENKNELFFMVGDVSDKGVPASLFMIITMTLFKANAAAGADLTKIVERVNNQLAEDNTSNMFVTLFCGVMDIASGEIRYVNAGHNPPLVIRREQQPEFVASTGDLVMGAMPGIDYHSNTMTLHPGDTLLIYTDGITEAFNPAQELFSEKRLIEAARGINSLSAGRGVDSIHDAVTRFAAGATQSDDLTLLLLRYKPETEQE; from the coding sequence ATGATTGAGTTAATAACCGCTCTTTTCCCGAACGTCTGCGTCATTATGGTCTTTGCCTATATTCTGACCCGGACCCGGTTTTTCAATGAAATCCTGGAACAGCGCTTTACCCGGCAAAACCGGCTTATCCTGGTCCTGGTCTGCGGGCTGTTTTCCATCTACGGCACCATCGGCGGCATGGAAATTCTTGGGGGCATCGCCAATATTCGCGATCTTGGCCCGGCCATTGCCGGTCTTCTGGCCGGTCCGGTGGTTGGCGTCGCAGCCGGACTCATCGGCGGGTTTCACCGGTTTTTCGTGGGGGGGTTCACTGTGGTGCCCTGTACCGCGGCAACGATTATCGCGGGTTTTCTGGGCGGAGTCGTGTTTCTGCTGCACAAAAAAAAGATCCCCTCTGTTTATGCGGCAGCCGGTTTTGCTGCGGGAATGGAGCTTTTGCACATGGGGCTGGTGCTTTTGCTAAGCCGCCCCTATGACGAGGCGGTTTCCATTGTCCGGGCCATCACCGTTCCCATGATCGTGGCAAACACCACAGGCCTGGGTATTTTTTTCTTTATTGTCACCAATCTTATCTCTGAACTCAAAACCCGCTCTGAAAAAAATATGATCGAAGGCGAACTGCGGGGGGCCCGGGAAATCCAGATGAGCATCGTGCCCCGCATTTACCCGGCTTTCCCGGATCTGGACAAGATCGATTTGTGCGCAAAACTGGTGCCGGCCAAGGAAGTGGGCGGTGACTTATACGATTATTATCTGCTGGATGAAAACAAAAACGAACTGTTTTTCATGGTGGGTGATGTCTCGGATAAGGGGGTACCGGCCTCGCTTTTTATGATCATCACCATGACCCTGTTTAAGGCCAATGCTGCTGCCGGCGCTGATTTGACAAAAATCGTTGAGCGGGTCAACAACCAGTTGGCCGAGGACAACACCTCCAATATGTTTGTGACCCTTTTTTGCGGCGTGATGGACATTGCCAGCGGCGAAATCCGTTATGTCAATGCCGGCCACAACCCGCCGCTGGTCATCCGCCGGGAGCAGCAGCCGGAGTTTGTCGCCTCAACCGGGGATCTGGTCATGGGTGCCATGCCGGGTATTGATTACCATTCAAATACCATGACCCTGCATCCGGGGGATACGCTTTTGATTTACACCGACGGAATTACCGAGGCCTTTAACCCCGCACAGGAACTGTTTTCAGAAAAACGGTTAATCGAGGCCGCCCGGGGTATCAATTCGCTTTCGGCGGGCCGGGGCGTGGATTCCATCCATGACGCAGTAACCCGGTTTGCCGCAGGTGCCACCCAGTCCGACGATTTGACGCTGCTTTTGCTGCGATACAAACCAGAGACCGAACAGGAATGA
- a CDS encoding type VI secretion lipoprotein TssJ, with protein MLCFACGAKRTDPPPEVNWDFKAGAFQITYQASPELNEYNNSPHTLILMAYQLSEASDFKNYIQSPDGIKRLLNLYDPDERKTVSLKNLEDLQRFVISPGTKKTLVLDRVKEARWIGLVAGYFNSRPELCSAVLRIPVKRTEEGLIRKKIKVEPADLHINIELDANQMHTSRDAS; from the coding sequence ATGCTTTGCTTTGCATGCGGGGCCAAAAGGACCGACCCGCCCCCGGAGGTCAACTGGGATTTCAAAGCCGGCGCGTTTCAAATCACTTACCAGGCCTCGCCGGAGCTCAACGAATACAACAATTCCCCCCATACCTTGATCCTGATGGCCTACCAGTTAAGCGAAGCCTCAGATTTCAAAAATTATATTCAAAGCCCGGACGGCATCAAACGCCTGCTAAACCTCTATGACCCCGACGAGCGAAAAACCGTTTCATTGAAAAACCTGGAAGATCTTCAGCGATTTGTGATTTCCCCGGGTACAAAAAAGACCCTGGTCCTTGACCGGGTCAAAGAGGCCCGTTGGATCGGGCTGGTGGCCGGTTATTTCAACAGCCGGCCGGAATTGTGCAGTGCGGTCCTGCGTATTCCCGTCAAACGAACCGAAGAAGGATTGATCAGAAAAAAAATCAAGGTTGAACCCGCAGATCTGCATATCAACATTGAGCTTGACGCCAACCAGATGCATACAAGCAGGGACGCTTCATGA
- the tssK gene encoding type VI secretion system baseplate subunit TssK, with amino-acid sequence MKSQSPLYWHQGLFLQPHHFQQFDQYQQSLLLPLKEQLTPHFWGIIENRINKDALKNQTMEINRADLIFQDGTWVEFPGNSLLQSRSFDHAWVEADKPFTVYLGLRKLDPNAANVAVLENSDALSSAAARLVAFREAGEVGDIYTAGPRASVRKLQFLLRIFWENEITDLDDYTLIPIAQLWREGEDILLSKQFVPPCLSVTGSAGLFQMIKSVRDQIASRCRQLQEYKSPKEMQTSSFDTEYMVYLLALRSLNRYAPALFHLLEAPSVHPWQVYALFRQIVGELSSFSDRINALGETANDVKLMPAYDHNDLTRCFSDATTLITELLNDIIIGPEHIIRLEKDDIGFRAEIPPEALDRRNEFYLVIRSKTKESALKKALTNIVKICSVDHMPTLISRALPGIALEQTKIPPPGLPRRSDSQYFRLDRSDGLWRYVERSQNIQIYWENPPDDLYAELVVLQKQS; translated from the coding sequence ATGAAGTCACAAAGTCCGTTATACTGGCACCAGGGCCTGTTTTTACAGCCCCATCATTTTCAGCAGTTTGATCAATACCAGCAGTCTTTGCTGCTTCCTCTGAAAGAACAACTCACCCCGCATTTCTGGGGCATTATCGAAAACCGGATCAACAAGGACGCACTGAAAAACCAGACCATGGAAATCAACCGGGCGGATCTGATTTTTCAGGACGGCACCTGGGTGGAATTTCCCGGAAACAGCCTGCTTCAGTCCAGGTCCTTTGACCATGCATGGGTGGAGGCGGACAAGCCTTTTACGGTGTATCTCGGCCTGAGAAAACTCGATCCCAACGCCGCCAATGTGGCGGTTCTGGAGAACAGCGACGCGTTGAGCAGTGCTGCCGCCAGGCTGGTGGCCTTCAGGGAGGCCGGGGAGGTGGGAGACATCTACACGGCCGGCCCCCGGGCAAGTGTTCGGAAGCTCCAGTTTCTGCTGCGTATTTTTTGGGAAAATGAAATCACGGATTTAGACGATTACACCCTTATCCCCATTGCCCAGCTTTGGCGGGAAGGTGAAGATATCCTGCTGTCAAAACAGTTTGTGCCGCCGTGTCTTTCGGTCACCGGTTCTGCCGGCCTTTTTCAAATGATCAAATCTGTCCGGGATCAGATCGCCTCCCGCTGCCGACAGCTCCAGGAATACAAAAGCCCCAAGGAGATGCAGACCTCCAGTTTTGACACCGAATACATGGTTTATTTGCTGGCCCTGCGGTCTTTAAACCGGTATGCCCCGGCTCTGTTTCACCTGCTTGAGGCACCAAGCGTGCATCCCTGGCAGGTATATGCTCTTTTCCGGCAGATTGTCGGAGAGCTAAGCTCCTTTTCCGACCGGATCAACGCCCTTGGCGAGACCGCCAATGACGTCAAGCTGATGCCCGCATATGACCACAACGATTTGACGCGCTGTTTTTCCGATGCCACTACCCTGATCACCGAGCTGTTAAACGACATCATCATCGGCCCGGAACACATTATTCGTCTGGAAAAGGATGATATCGGTTTCAGGGCGGAAATCCCGCCCGAAGCCCTTGACCGGAGAAACGAATTTTACCTGGTGATCCGCAGCAAAACAAAGGAATCAGCCCTGAAAAAAGCACTTACCAATATTGTCAAGATCTGCTCCGTGGATCATATGCCAACTTTGATTTCCAGGGCACTGCCGGGCATTGCTTTGGAGCAGACAAAAATTCCGCCGCCGGGTCTTCCCAGACGGTCAGATTCCCAGTATTTCCGGCTTGATCGGTCCGACGGGCTTTGGCGTTATGTTGAACGCAGTCAAAATATTCAGATTTACTGGGAAAATCCCCCGGATGACCTGTACGCGGAACTCGTTGTCCTGCAGAAGCAGTCCTGA
- a CDS encoding DotU family type IV/VI secretion system protein: MNESNHSASPARKPNPTAVRLIDCFMEIIAYTLYRVDCGSGGQTDFQTVQADYDALLKRSGRYAQQAKISSSDWKKACFPVCAWVDEQIMCSDWPEKGQWQQNQLQLKFFQTTMAGQEFFSRLEKLKETDREIREVFTYCLALGYKGRYYTDDDQMQLSEIKVENLLKYFSEDQEMNLPESLFPEAYQDRAGAGKSFSGRQGLWQAVLFFALPPVAVIGAYVFYYESLGRLVEKLF; this comes from the coding sequence ATGAACGAATCAAACCATTCCGCAAGCCCGGCCCGGAAGCCGAACCCGACGGCGGTCCGGCTGATTGACTGCTTTATGGAGATTATTGCCTATACCCTGTACCGGGTGGACTGCGGCAGCGGCGGCCAGACGGATTTCCAGACTGTGCAGGCCGACTATGACGCACTTTTAAAACGCTCGGGCCGTTACGCCCAGCAGGCCAAAATCTCCAGCTCGGACTGGAAAAAGGCCTGTTTCCCGGTCTGCGCCTGGGTGGATGAACAGATCATGTGCTCGGACTGGCCGGAAAAGGGGCAATGGCAGCAAAACCAGCTGCAGCTCAAGTTTTTCCAGACCACCATGGCCGGGCAGGAATTTTTCAGCCGGCTTGAAAAACTCAAGGAAACCGACCGGGAAATCCGGGAGGTCTTCACCTACTGCCTGGCGCTGGGCTACAAGGGCCGGTATTACACGGATGACGATCAGATGCAGCTCTCCGAGATCAAGGTGGAGAATCTGCTGAAATATTTTTCCGAAGACCAGGAGATGAACCTGCCTGAATCGTTGTTTCCTGAGGCCTACCAGGACAGGGCCGGGGCGGGGAAAAGTTTTTCCGGCAGACAGGGGTTGTGGCAGGCCGTGTTGTTTTTCGCACTGCCGCCGGTTGCCGTGATCGGCGCCTATGTTTTCTACTATGAAAGCCTCGGCCGCCTTGTGGAAAAATTGTTTTAA
- a CDS encoding type VI secretion protein IcmF/TssM N-terminal domain-containing protein: MIRKILKYFLYTLLLLALAAGIAFLVIAKQWPWWVGVAMGAGILGLVLGFFFLKRYFLQRRERKFVKQIIAQDDEAIGQAPLHERRQLQELQDKWKKSVDLLRQSNLKKAGNPLYVLPWFMVMGESGTGKTTAIKNAKANSPVAEVNTGIGGTRNFDWWFFDEAIVLDTAGRYSIPIDQEPDREEWERFLGLLARYRKKEPLNGLILTVGADQLLTQDADTLRENGLNLRKRIDQLMRVCGARFPVYLMVTKTDRVHGFNPFSRLLPEDRLNQAMGFSSPEAGQYWEDFLDSAHRHVCERLKDFRLLIIQHATRPDPGVLMFPDEFEKLHAGLKAFAEGAFQENPYQETPMLTGVYYSSGTQTGEPCSEFVEQFGIACPEPAQARNGIFLRDFFKRILPADRHLFRPILEYLKWRRLTRRFGLTAWALLCLCLLGMVSLSYIKNTEAVKEIARHAQAPPDFTGDAATDVLMLDAYGRQLGEIREFNRKWRIPRFGLDHSLEVENRFVDRYVQSFRDHFLTPMDKQLEKNINQFDTNTPNAVVADYAAHMAGRIRVLNDYLEGRRPDSESVLTDVASEIWLVMDETVLNDIALQFARNYYKYLELADNRQAMARKVKTLGGLFSDLLKIRAPGENGSGVELNWLTAKKMPHVSPVSMDRYWVEFTGQTENDGHESIAAYVPAAYTRQGKERIHEFIGQIRQILDPGDGLETAEKAFWQRYENDYLQAWANFALSFSRAPDFAVSGVQRRKLAQSMSTPDNPYFRLLSEMAEQLRVIDDPPAWAATVLEIEKVRNTRTESRQEQASLVDRIRDKGSAAAGKTLSVTSPEAARKREKQLAAAEQWHNYLEALEKLQPAANRIQTAFEMAGDFFSPGNGASGQKSEFHAAQDEFSGLLLRLAASKDPSVAGALLEGPLDYMADFAVRQAQGVVQKKWESMVLANTRGMDPGRVPYAIFKRPDGAVWKFLDGPAKPFVEQGKEGFYAATGLNRSMAFKNDFFLFLDQGAEGTVEVEPEYKVQISTLPVQVNEGAEKSPYAVMLNLSCADGQTRLKNYNFRETRLFTWQMNQCGDVELTILLPDTKLTYRYSGEMGFARFLRDFRDGVRTFTPKDFPEQSRLLKNWDISSIRVAYEIRGADPVIRLLTDVPRKVPETIIAKR, encoded by the coding sequence ATGATTCGTAAAATTTTGAAATACTTTTTATACACGCTGCTGCTACTGGCCCTGGCCGCGGGCATTGCATTTCTGGTCATTGCCAAACAATGGCCGTGGTGGGTGGGCGTGGCCATGGGAGCCGGCATTTTAGGTCTCGTGCTCGGTTTTTTCTTTCTCAAAAGATACTTTCTCCAGCGCCGGGAACGCAAGTTCGTCAAGCAGATCATTGCCCAGGATGATGAAGCCATCGGCCAGGCGCCTTTGCATGAACGCCGCCAGCTGCAGGAACTGCAGGACAAATGGAAAAAATCCGTGGACCTGCTGCGCCAGTCCAACCTGAAGAAAGCCGGCAACCCGCTTTATGTGCTGCCCTGGTTTATGGTGATGGGAGAGTCGGGCACCGGCAAGACAACGGCCATTAAAAACGCCAAGGCAAATTCCCCGGTGGCTGAAGTCAACACCGGCATTGGGGGCACCCGGAATTTTGACTGGTGGTTTTTTGACGAAGCCATTGTCCTGGACACGGCCGGGCGATACTCCATCCCCATTGACCAGGAGCCGGACCGGGAGGAATGGGAACGCTTTCTGGGCCTGCTGGCCAGGTACCGGAAAAAAGAGCCGTTAAACGGATTGATTCTCACTGTGGGTGCAGATCAGCTTTTGACCCAGGACGCAGACACCCTGCGGGAAAACGGACTGAATCTGCGCAAACGAATTGATCAGCTCATGCGGGTGTGCGGGGCCAGATTCCCGGTTTATCTCATGGTGACCAAAACCGACCGGGTCCACGGCTTCAACCCTTTCAGCCGGCTTCTGCCCGAAGACCGTCTTAACCAGGCAATGGGCTTTAGCAGCCCGGAGGCCGGACAGTACTGGGAGGACTTTCTGGATTCCGCTCATCGTCATGTGTGCGAGCGGTTAAAGGACTTTCGGCTGCTGATCATCCAGCACGCCACCCGGCCCGATCCCGGCGTGCTCATGTTCCCGGATGAGTTCGAAAAGCTGCATGCTGGTTTAAAAGCCTTTGCCGAAGGCGCGTTTCAGGAAAACCCCTACCAGGAAACCCCCATGCTCACGGGTGTTTACTATTCCAGCGGCACACAGACCGGAGAACCCTGCTCGGAGTTTGTCGAGCAGTTCGGCATTGCGTGCCCGGAGCCGGCACAGGCCCGCAACGGCATTTTTCTCAGGGATTTTTTCAAGCGCATCCTGCCCGCAGACCGCCACCTTTTCCGGCCGATTCTGGAATACCTCAAATGGCGGCGGCTCACCAGGCGGTTCGGCCTGACGGCCTGGGCGCTTTTGTGCCTTTGTCTTCTGGGTATGGTCAGCCTGTCTTACATCAAAAACACGGAGGCTGTAAAAGAAATCGCCCGGCACGCCCAGGCGCCTCCGGATTTTACCGGTGATGCGGCAACCGACGTGCTGATGCTGGATGCCTATGGCCGGCAGCTCGGCGAGATTCGCGAATTTAACCGCAAATGGCGCATTCCCCGCTTTGGCCTGGATCACAGCCTGGAAGTGGAAAACCGGTTCGTGGATCGTTATGTGCAAAGCTTCCGGGATCACTTCTTAACGCCCATGGACAAGCAGCTGGAAAAAAACATCAATCAATTTGATACCAATACCCCGAATGCGGTTGTCGCCGACTATGCGGCCCACATGGCGGGCCGCATACGAGTGCTCAACGATTACCTGGAAGGCCGCAGGCCTGACTCCGAATCCGTGCTCACGGACGTCGCCTCGGAGATCTGGCTGGTCATGGATGAAACTGTCTTAAACGACATCGCCCTGCAGTTCGCCCGCAACTATTACAAGTACCTGGAACTTGCAGACAACCGGCAGGCCATGGCCCGAAAGGTCAAAACCCTTGGCGGGCTTTTTTCAGACCTGCTGAAAATCAGGGCTCCGGGGGAAAACGGTTCAGGGGTGGAGCTCAACTGGCTCACCGCAAAAAAAATGCCGCATGTGTCGCCTGTTTCCATGGATCGTTACTGGGTAGAATTTACAGGTCAGACTGAAAACGACGGCCACGAGTCCATTGCCGCCTATGTGCCCGCGGCCTACACCCGGCAGGGCAAAGAGCGCATTCATGAATTTATCGGTCAGATCCGGCAGATTCTGGATCCGGGCGACGGGCTTGAAACCGCTGAAAAGGCCTTTTGGCAGCGTTATGAAAACGACTATCTGCAGGCATGGGCCAATTTTGCGCTCAGCTTTTCCCGGGCCCCGGATTTTGCCGTATCCGGGGTGCAGCGCAGGAAACTGGCCCAATCCATGAGCACCCCGGACAACCCCTATTTCCGGCTGTTATCCGAGATGGCCGAACAGCTCCGGGTCATAGATGATCCGCCGGCCTGGGCAGCCACTGTCCTGGAAATCGAAAAAGTGCGAAATACCCGTACCGAATCCCGGCAGGAGCAGGCCTCCCTGGTCGACCGGATTCGGGACAAGGGATCTGCGGCAGCGGGTAAAACCCTTTCGGTGACTTCGCCCGAGGCGGCCCGAAAAAGGGAAAAACAGCTGGCTGCCGCTGAGCAGTGGCACAACTATCTCGAAGCCCTGGAAAAGCTGCAGCCGGCTGCAAACCGGATTCAAACCGCTTTTGAGATGGCCGGTGATTTTTTCTCCCCCGGAAACGGGGCTTCGGGGCAAAAATCCGAGTTTCATGCCGCCCAGGATGAATTTTCGGGTTTGCTCCTGCGTCTGGCGGCAAGCAAGGATCCCTCGGTTGCCGGGGCGCTGCTTGAAGGGCCCCTGGATTACATGGCCGATTTCGCCGTCCGGCAGGCCCAGGGCGTGGTGCAGAAAAAATGGGAGTCCATGGTGTTGGCCAACACCCGGGGCATGGATCCCGGCCGGGTTCCCTACGCCATTTTCAAGCGGCCCGACGGCGCGGTCTGGAAGTTTCTTGACGGGCCGGCCAAACCCTTTGTGGAGCAGGGAAAAGAAGGTTTTTATGCTGCCACCGGCCTGAACCGGTCCATGGCTTTTAAAAATGATTTTTTTCTGTTTCTGGACCAGGGGGCCGAAGGCACCGTGGAAGTCGAACCCGAATACAAGGTGCAGATCAGCACCTTGCCGGTGCAGGTCAATGAAGGGGCGGAGAAAAGCCCGTATGCGGTGATGCTGAACCTGTCCTGTGCAGACGGTCAGACGCGGCTCAAAAATTACAATTTTCGCGAAACCCGGTTGTTTACATGGCAGATGAACCAGTGCGGCGACGTGGAACTGACCATCCTGCTGCCGGATACAAAGCTGACATACCGTTATTCTGGTGAAATGGGTTTTGCCCGGTTTCTGCGGGATTTTCGGGACGGGGTAAGAACTTTCACCCCCAAAGATTTTCCAGAGCAATCCCGGCTGCTGAAAAACTGGGATATTTCAAGTATTCGGGTGGCTTACGAAATCCGGGGCGCCGACCCGGTGATCCGGCTGTTGACAGACGTGCCCCGGAAGGTGCCTGAAACCATTATCGCGAAAAGGTAG
- a CDS encoding TagF domain-containing protein, producing MQWTRSFWGKHPAFKDYIRINADEPMVYAFVQWLDRWWQNAGISGFEKNSGTSARFWIMSANAVHLACGIIAASTDAEGRPAPVLCAMKGVLPKRARGAWQMLPVWCMAPWQAMADFLEQRFDAFADFKNAFGRIPQPDFAVQPGCAEPGSMAAIRKIVQQNLAAGKNRFIREKMLCFFPDEAGSIPDCAEKEVFFSWMTAIREAVDLGPGSAFFRNTGGRTALYLYYRPLGAADFLKASVGKTRH from the coding sequence ATGCAATGGACACGCTCATTTTGGGGAAAGCATCCCGCTTTTAAAGATTATATCCGGATCAACGCTGATGAGCCCATGGTTTACGCCTTTGTCCAGTGGCTGGACAGATGGTGGCAAAATGCCGGGATTTCCGGGTTTGAAAAAAATTCCGGGACAAGCGCCCGGTTTTGGATCATGTCTGCAAATGCCGTGCACCTTGCCTGCGGCATCATAGCCGCCAGCACCGATGCAGAAGGCCGGCCCGCTCCGGTTTTGTGTGCAATGAAGGGGGTGCTGCCCAAAAGGGCCCGGGGGGCCTGGCAAATGCTGCCTGTCTGGTGCATGGCCCCTTGGCAGGCCATGGCGGATTTTTTGGAACAACGGTTTGACGCATTTGCTGACTTTAAAAATGCATTCGGCCGGATCCCGCAGCCGGACTTTGCCGTACAGCCCGGATGCGCTGAACCCGGGAGTATGGCAGCCATCCGAAAAATCGTACAGCAGAATCTGGCGGCCGGAAAAAACCGATTTATCCGGGAGAAAATGCTTTGCTTTTTTCCGGATGAAGCCGGCAGTATACCGGACTGCGCTGAAAAAGAGGTTTTTTTCTCCTGGATGACCGCAATCCGGGAAGCCGTGGACCTGGGGCCGGGCAGCGCATTTTTTCGAAACACGGGAGGGCGCACGGCCCTGTACCTGTATTACCGCCCCCTGGGGGCGGCGGATTTTTTAAAGGCTTCAGTGGGCAAAACCCGTCACTAA